One Leptolyngbya sp. SIO1E4 genomic window, AGGCCACCCGCTGCACACAGGGATACCGGGCGATGAGTTCAGCCAAGGCGTCATTCCCCTGGCAGCGTAAACGATCCATGCCCTGCAAGCCCGTCGTAAAGGGAGGATGGTGCATGAAAATTATGGCAGGCTTGTCAGGTTTTTCTGCAAGCTGAGTCTCTAACCAGGCCAGCCGTTCAGCGTCCATGTTGCCATAGCTTTCTCCATCCACCAGCGTGTCTAGTACGATGATGCGCACGGGATAGTCGTCTAAGACGTACTGCACGTAGCCTTCGGTGGGCATATAAGGCAAGCGAGGAAACACAGCGCGGAAAGCCGTGCGATCGTCATGGTTGCCCATCGCGAGATACACCGGCGCTTTCAAGGGTGCCAGAATCTCTTTTAACATCTGATATTCTGCGGCAGTCCGCTCATCCACCAGATCCCCAGTTGCAACAATCATGTCAGGCTGGGGCTGCAGGCGATTTAGCTGCGCGACGGCAGCCTGCAGACACTGGTTGGTATCCACAATGCCATAGGCTTTTTCCCCGGCTGGCTGCACATGTAGATCAGAAATTTGTGCAATGATCACAGGCCTTGTTCCTCTTGCTACACTGTCTTCGCCAGAGTAGCGCCTGGGTACAAGGGCACACTATCGCCTGTGCGACACCGTTGGTGGGTTAATCTTGCTCAAACTCCAGGTGTGTGGTGTCGGCATGTTGTTGCCCGAGGGCCATTTGTACGACCATTGGGCGACCTCCAACCTCATGGTATTTATCGGCCCACGTTCTAATGACTTCATCTAGTTCTGAGATGGCCTCTGTTA contains:
- a CDS encoding phosphodiesterase, producing the protein MIIAQISDLHVQPAGEKAYGIVDTNQCLQAAVAQLNRLQPQPDMIVATGDLVDERTAAEYQMLKEILAPLKAPVYLAMGNHDDRTAFRAVFPRLPYMPTEGYVQYVLDDYPVRIIVLDTLVDGESYGNMDAERLAWLETQLAEKPDKPAIIFMHHPPFTTGLQGMDRLRCQGNDALAELIARYPCVQRVACGHLHRSIQTVWAGTLGSVAPSVAHQVALKLSADSPAAFVMEPPAFQLHLWNKATGLITHTAYIGDFAAYSYETKTAIARYDSPV